One segment of Pseudanabaena sp. FACHB-2040 DNA contains the following:
- a CDS encoding L,D-transpeptidase yields MTSQSPIKRCFMALCYTAAGLLATGAWQGYLTGANVPNDSLFQSSGTLRLAFALEHIPTALTGRNQQIVIDLGQRRLELYREDEVILSYDVAIGQDDWQTPAGNFIVRDMRQNPAWLHPITQEPVGPGPDNPLGSRWIGFWTDGEHHIGLHGTNEEDLIGEAVSHGCVRMRESDIQALYTQISLGTPVLVKP; encoded by the coding sequence ATGACTTCCCAATCGCCCATAAAGCGATGTTTTATGGCGCTTTGCTACACAGCAGCCGGACTATTAGCGACGGGGGCATGGCAAGGCTACCTAACCGGTGCCAACGTTCCCAACGACTCGCTGTTTCAATCTAGCGGCACATTGCGGCTGGCCTTTGCCCTAGAGCACATTCCCACTGCCCTGACCGGCAGAAACCAGCAGATTGTAATCGACCTGGGCCAGCGGCGGCTAGAGCTATACCGGGAAGACGAAGTCATTCTCAGCTACGACGTTGCCATTGGCCAAGACGATTGGCAAACTCCCGCAGGCAACTTCATTGTCCGAGACATGCGGCAAAATCCCGCGTGGCTCCACCCGATTACCCAAGAACCCGTTGGCCCCGGCCCTGACAACCCTCTAGGCTCCCGCTGGATCGGTTTTTGGACCGATGGCGAGCACCACATTGGGCTACACGGCACCAACGAGGAAGACTTAATTGGCGAGGCGGTTTCCCATGGCTGCGTGCGAATGCGGGAGTCTGACATTCAAGCTCTCTACACTCAGATCAGCCTGGGCACTCCCGTTCTAGTTAAGCCATAG
- a CDS encoding Gfo/Idh/MocA family oxidoreductase encodes MASVSSEEMHLHRNLPEPIRVGVIGIGNMGQHHARVLSRLKDVELVGVSDVNVERGLDTAGKYRIRFFEDYLDLIKHVDAVCIAVPTRLHHAVGMACLQAGVHVLIEKPIAASITEAESLVNAAAASNCILQVGHIERFNPAFQELHKVLKTEELLALEARRMSPYSQRANDVSVVLDLMIHDIDLLLELAGSSVVTLTARGSRASSSGYLDYVTATLGFANGIVATLTSSKVTHRKIRTITAHCKQSLTEADFLNNEILIHRQTTANCLTDYGQVLYRQDGLIEKVYTSNIEPLHAELEHFVNCVRGGEQPSVGGEQALKALRLASLIEQMALDGKSWQSIDLASMDLDIAVSV; translated from the coding sequence ATGGCTTCCGTAAGTTCCGAAGAAATGCATTTACACCGAAATCTCCCAGAGCCTATTCGAGTTGGCGTGATTGGTATTGGCAATATGGGCCAGCACCATGCTCGGGTCTTGAGCCGCTTGAAGGATGTAGAGCTAGTTGGCGTTTCTGATGTCAATGTTGAGCGGGGTTTAGATACCGCAGGCAAGTATCGCATTCGATTTTTCGAGGATTATCTCGATCTGATTAAGCATGTAGATGCTGTTTGTATTGCTGTTCCTACGCGGCTCCACCATGCTGTCGGCATGGCCTGTCTGCAGGCAGGGGTACACGTGCTGATTGAGAAGCCGATTGCTGCCAGCATTACTGAAGCGGAGTCTTTGGTGAATGCTGCTGCTGCCTCTAACTGCATTTTGCAGGTAGGCCATATCGAGCGGTTTAATCCGGCTTTTCAAGAACTGCACAAGGTTCTCAAAACTGAAGAGCTACTGGCTTTAGAAGCTCGTCGCATGAGCCCTTATTCTCAGCGGGCTAACGATGTATCTGTCGTATTGGATCTGATGATCCACGACATTGACCTGCTACTGGAATTGGCTGGATCGTCTGTGGTGACGTTGACAGCGCGAGGCAGTCGAGCCTCTAGTTCTGGATATCTAGACTATGTAACGGCCACACTAGGGTTTGCTAACGGCATTGTTGCCACCTTGACCTCGAGTAAGGTAACTCACCGGAAAATTCGCACTATTACGGCTCACTGCAAGCAGTCTTTGACAGAAGCTGACTTTCTCAACAACGAAATTCTGATTCACCGTCAGACTACGGCCAACTGTTTGACCGATTACGGCCAAGTACTCTACCGCCAAGACGGTTTGATTGAAAAGGTCTACACCAGTAACATTGAGCCTCTCCACGCTGAGCTAGAGCACTTTGTTAACTGCGTGCGAGGGGGCGAGCAGCCCTCAGTTGGCGGGGAGCAAGCCCTTAAAGCTCTACGGTTGGCCAGCCTGATTGAGCAGATGGCGCTAGATGGCAAGAGCTGGCAGTCGATTGACCTGGCTTCAATGGATCTGGATATCGCTGTTTCTGTGTAG
- a CDS encoding hemolysin family protein produces MCPWFDVLLVVISPELTAADISTRLLAVLLLIGLNAFFVTAEFSIVSVRRSRVSQLVSQGDAQAKTVQRLQRSLDRLLSTTQLGITLASLALGWIGESTLAVILSFWIARLPLPPTVIQGMSHSLSIPLAFFLIAYLQIVLGELCPKSVAILYPEQLARFLGPPSLTIARLFNPFIWILNQSTRWLLGLVGIKYSNQFGYSRLTPEELQLIISTSAESPGLEADERELLNNVFEFRDVTAGEIMIPRTQIDSVPQEASLQEVLALIAEAGHSRYPAIGESLDDIRGIIDLRDLLQLLARDQLDLDSSIQTSIRPARFVAEYMPLHELLHTMQRTGQEMVMVVDEFGGTAGLVTLRDVTSEIVGDIYEADDEAEVLVKMLDYQSFLVKAQTNIETVNELLRVNLPFAEEYQTLGGFLIYQMQKIPTEGDCLIYEGFEWVVLSVDGPRLQDIRARRLEGPDAAAALEEPALSTASEQPLLFPEPFRDA; encoded by the coding sequence ATGTGCCCCTGGTTCGACGTACTGCTTGTGGTAATCTCCCCCGAACTAACAGCTGCAGATATCTCGACCCGATTGCTGGCGGTGCTGCTCCTCATTGGCTTAAACGCTTTTTTTGTAACAGCCGAGTTTTCCATTGTCTCGGTGCGCCGTTCTCGGGTAAGCCAGCTCGTTTCTCAAGGAGATGCTCAGGCGAAAACCGTGCAGCGGCTCCAGCGCAGCCTGGATCGGTTACTGTCAACCACCCAACTAGGGATCACCCTGGCCAGTTTGGCTCTAGGCTGGATTGGTGAGAGCACCCTAGCCGTTATCCTGTCCTTTTGGATTGCTCGCCTGCCGCTGCCCCCTACTGTGATTCAGGGAATGTCTCACTCCCTGTCGATTCCGCTCGCCTTTTTTCTAATTGCTTACCTGCAAATCGTGCTAGGTGAGCTCTGTCCCAAATCCGTCGCGATTCTCTACCCAGAGCAGCTGGCCCGGTTTTTGGGGCCGCCTAGTCTCACCATTGCCCGCTTATTCAACCCCTTTATTTGGATTCTCAATCAATCTACTCGATGGCTTTTGGGTCTAGTTGGCATCAAGTACAGCAATCAGTTTGGCTATAGCCGTCTCACCCCGGAGGAACTGCAGCTAATTATTAGCACCTCTGCTGAATCTCCCGGCCTAGAGGCAGATGAGCGGGAACTGCTGAACAACGTTTTTGAATTTCGAGATGTCACTGCTGGGGAAATTATGATTCCCCGTACCCAAATTGACTCGGTTCCTCAAGAGGCTTCCCTGCAAGAGGTGCTGGCGCTCATTGCTGAAGCTGGCCATTCCCGCTACCCTGCTATTGGCGAATCCTTAGATGATATTCGCGGCATTATTGACCTGCGGGATCTGCTGCAGCTTTTGGCCCGAGATCAGCTAGACCTCGACAGCTCAATTCAGACCAGCATTCGCCCGGCCCGATTTGTCGCAGAGTATATGCCGCTCCATGAGCTGCTACACACCATGCAGCGCACTGGCCAGGAAATGGTGATGGTCGTCGATGAGTTTGGCGGCACTGCTGGGCTTGTAACGTTGCGAGATGTAACCTCCGAGATCGTTGGGGACATTTACGAAGCGGATGATGAGGCTGAAGTCCTTGTCAAAATGTTGGATTATCAGTCGTTTTTAGTAAAGGCACAGACCAATATTGAAACGGTCAACGAGCTGTTGAGAGTCAATCTTCCCTTTGCCGAAGAATATCAAACTCTAGGAGGATTTTTGATCTACCAAATGCAAAAAATTCCTACGGAGGGAGACTGTCTCATCTACGAAGGGTTTGAGTGGGTAGTGTTGTCGGTAGATGGCCCTCGTTTGCAGGACATTCGAGCCCGTCGTTTAGAGGGACCAGATGCGGCAGCGGCTCTAGAAGAGCCTGCACTTTCGACCGCATCTGAGCAGCCCTTATTGTTTCCAGAGCCCTTTAGGGACGCTTAA
- the pyrE gene encoding orotate phosphoribosyltransferase encodes MNHLLEIDLGALKQASKPTLRQHLLNLLCQVAYKEGDFVLSSGQRSSYYINGKQVTLHPQGAWMVGWLLLEQLPAEAQAVAGLTLGADPMVTAVSMAGADCDRTLFPLIIRKEAKGHGTQAYIEGVALPEGTPVVVLEDVVTTGQSALKAVERLRGAGYQVNQVLALVDRLQGGAELYQQQGLTFEALFTIKDLQSRWAEINPA; translated from the coding sequence ATGAATCATCTGCTGGAGATTGACCTGGGTGCGTTGAAACAGGCAAGTAAGCCAACGCTACGCCAGCACCTACTGAATTTGTTGTGCCAGGTGGCCTACAAGGAAGGAGATTTTGTCCTCTCTTCAGGGCAGCGCAGTTCGTACTACATCAATGGTAAACAGGTAACGCTGCACCCTCAAGGAGCCTGGATGGTGGGCTGGCTGCTGCTGGAGCAGTTACCGGCAGAGGCCCAGGCCGTAGCGGGGCTGACGCTGGGGGCTGATCCGATGGTGACGGCTGTGAGTATGGCGGGGGCTGACTGCGATCGCACTCTCTTTCCTCTAATCATTCGCAAGGAGGCCAAAGGCCACGGCACCCAGGCCTATATTGAAGGCGTAGCTCTGCCCGAGGGCACCCCAGTTGTGGTGCTGGAGGACGTCGTTACCACGGGGCAGTCGGCGTTAAAGGCGGTAGAACGGTTGCGGGGCGCAGGCTACCAAGTTAATCAGGTGCTGGCCTTGGTAGATCGACTGCAGGGTGGCGCAGAGCTCTATCAGCAGCAGGGGCTAACCTTTGAGGCTCTCTTTACAATTAAAGATCTTCAGTCCCGCTGGGCTGAGATCAACCCGGCTTAG
- a CDS encoding class I SAM-dependent methyltransferase, with amino-acid sequence MSLPPSRPDIAFIPTPADAIEAMLDLAQVTAADRFYDLGCGDGRLLIRAAQRCGCRGVGIDIDPVQIEAAIASAQQAGVGDRIGFRQENLYASDFADATVVAIYLLPHLNLRLRPRLLSQLRPGTRIVSHQFDMGDWQPDRVVRLEPSEEDSTLYLWIVPFDIPSNLATT; translated from the coding sequence ATGTCATTGCCCCCATCGCGGCCCGATATTGCCTTCATTCCCACCCCAGCAGATGCCATTGAGGCCATGCTGGATCTAGCTCAGGTTACGGCAGCCGATCGGTTCTACGACCTGGGCTGTGGGGATGGGCGGCTGCTGATCCGGGCGGCTCAGCGGTGTGGCTGCCGGGGCGTAGGCATTGATATCGATCCGGTTCAGATTGAAGCTGCGATCGCATCTGCCCAACAAGCAGGGGTGGGCGATCGCATCGGCTTCCGCCAGGAAAATCTCTATGCCAGCGACTTCGCTGATGCCACGGTCGTAGCGATCTATCTGTTGCCCCACCTAAATTTGCGGCTGCGGCCCCGGCTGCTGAGCCAGCTGCGGCCCGGTACTCGCATTGTCTCGCATCAGTTTGATATGGGGGATTGGCAGCCCGACCGGGTGGTTAGGCTAGAGCCCTCAGAAGAAGACTCAACCCTGTACCTCTGGATTGTGCCTTTTGACATCCCTTCTAACCTGGCAACGACTTGA
- the recA gene encoding recombinase RecA — MATKNESKNESSEKQKALSLVMNQIERNFGKGSIMRLGEANRMQIETIPTGALTLDLALGGGLPKGRVIEIYGPESSGKTTVALHALAEVQKRGGVAAFVDAEHALDPVYAQALGVDIDELLIAQPDTGEMGLEVVDQLVRSSAVDVIVVDSVAALVPRAEIEGEMGDVHVGLQARLMSQALRKITGNIGKSQCTVIFLNQLRQKIGVSYGNPETTTGGNALKFYASVRLDIRRIQTLKKGTEEYGIRAKVKVAKNKVAPPFRIAEFDILFGHGISTLGCLIDLAEQTGVVSRKGAWYSYEGDNIGQGRDNTIQRMQEDPAFAQKVEDQVKEKLQMGALPLATTSIEVEDEVLEDEE, encoded by the coding sequence ATGGCCACTAAAAACGAGTCTAAAAACGAATCTTCAGAGAAGCAAAAGGCACTCTCTCTGGTAATGAACCAGATTGAGCGCAACTTTGGCAAAGGCTCGATCATGCGTCTCGGAGAAGCTAACCGAATGCAGATCGAGACCATTCCCACCGGAGCCCTAACCCTTGATTTGGCGCTAGGCGGTGGACTGCCCAAAGGCCGGGTAATCGAAATTTACGGGCCAGAAAGTTCCGGTAAAACCACTGTCGCGCTCCATGCCCTAGCAGAAGTGCAGAAGCGCGGTGGCGTTGCTGCCTTTGTCGATGCCGAGCATGCTCTCGACCCAGTCTATGCCCAAGCTCTAGGCGTCGACATTGATGAACTGCTGATAGCCCAACCTGACACTGGGGAAATGGGCCTAGAGGTCGTCGATCAGCTGGTGCGCTCCTCTGCGGTTGATGTGATCGTTGTAGACTCGGTGGCGGCTCTGGTGCCCCGCGCAGAGATCGAAGGAGAAATGGGTGATGTCCACGTAGGTCTGCAGGCGCGCTTGATGAGTCAGGCCCTACGAAAAATCACTGGCAACATCGGCAAATCTCAGTGCACCGTTATCTTTTTAAACCAGCTGCGGCAGAAAATTGGGGTTTCCTACGGCAACCCGGAGACTACTACCGGCGGCAATGCCCTCAAGTTCTATGCCTCCGTTCGCCTCGACATTCGCCGCATCCAGACGCTTAAGAAGGGCACCGAGGAGTACGGAATTCGGGCCAAGGTGAAGGTGGCGAAGAACAAGGTAGCTCCGCCCTTCCGCATCGCTGAATTCGACATTCTCTTCGGCCACGGCATCTCCACCCTAGGCTGTCTGATTGACCTAGCTGAGCAGACCGGCGTCGTCAGCCGCAAGGGAGCCTGGTACAGCTATGAAGGTGACAACATCGGCCAAGGCCGCGACAACACTATTCAGCGAATGCAGGAAGACCCAGCCTTTGCCCAAAAGGTTGAAGATCAGGTCAAGGAAAAGCTGCAGATGGGAGCCTTGCCCCTAGCCACCACCAGCATTGAGGTAGAGGATGAAGTTCTAGAGGATGAGGAATAA
- a CDS encoding SDR family oxidoreductase, whose protein sequence is MASTVLITGASQGIGRAIASLFARHGYNLILAARNCDRLNQFAEELVANNHSVLVVPTDVKDAAQVEALVQKALAEFGTIDVLVNNAGIYISGPADEFSLEDWHQAIDTNLWGYIHTIHALLPHFVARRAGTIVNLGSIGGKVPLPYLVPYSTSKFAVTGLTRSLHAELAPKGIHVCGVYPNIIKTSFLERAIFSGNSEADREARRKQVEQVVQVPFVEKPEKVAAAVWKAVTQRRREIVVGSAKLSAASYRLLPQGMEWMIRRVFQNKDPMGQSSPAPD, encoded by the coding sequence ATGGCTTCTACTGTTCTAATTACCGGCGCATCCCAAGGAATTGGTCGTGCGATCGCATCTCTCTTTGCCCGCCACGGCTATAACCTGATTTTGGCAGCTCGCAATTGCGATCGCCTCAATCAGTTTGCAGAAGAGCTTGTTGCCAACAACCATTCTGTTTTAGTAGTCCCCACAGACGTAAAAGACGCTGCCCAAGTCGAGGCACTGGTTCAAAAAGCCCTAGCGGAATTTGGCACCATTGATGTCTTAGTCAACAACGCCGGCATTTACATCTCTGGCCCAGCCGATGAATTTTCTCTAGAAGACTGGCACCAAGCCATCGACACCAATCTGTGGGGCTACATCCACACCATTCATGCCCTGCTGCCTCACTTTGTAGCGCGGCGGGCAGGCACAATCGTCAACCTTGGGTCCATTGGCGGCAAGGTGCCTCTGCCTTATCTAGTGCCCTACAGCACCAGTAAATTTGCCGTCACTGGCCTCACTCGCTCTCTCCACGCAGAGCTAGCCCCCAAAGGCATCCACGTCTGCGGCGTTTACCCCAACATAATCAAAACCAGCTTCTTAGAGCGGGCCATTTTTAGCGGCAACAGCGAGGCCGACAGAGAAGCCCGTAGAAAGCAGGTAGAGCAGGTAGTCCAAGTTCCCTTTGTAGAAAAACCTGAAAAAGTAGCTGCAGCCGTCTGGAAGGCCGTTACTCAACGCCGCCGAGAAATTGTCGTTGGCTCTGCAAAACTATCCGCCGCAAGCTACCGCCTCCTTCCCCAAGGTATGGAGTGGATGATCCGTAGAGTTTTTCAGAACAAAGACCCCATGGGGCAGAGCAGCCCTGCTCCAGACTAA
- a CDS encoding glycosyltransferase, whose product MQSSRRVNNRKRVLVISQRDNPGKDLVANSVPFEFEDWIIEMDSADIVTPQHLLGRASTEASKVGAARETTGLKRSLKEWLKTKLQSNRLTKGVFKLMRKIAWTTSFKRFVAPKVSATPLDQEYDLLYVILTEPWEILSLQAIPNWREKCRYAVAHFVELWQKEIDDLKILHREYAEFDKIYSNTFYTTEEITEATGRPCEYLPFTIDAVKFCPYPNPPERFIKVSYIGRRSQVTHAALMELAEKESFFYLYDTAKVFRTPNHREHRSLLANQLKRTTYFFANRSKINDSSTAGRPPEFGWRFFEGLAAGTVVLGTPPDTEIFEQYFDWPDAVIRLPFDMENIADVLAELDSQPERVAQIRRDNLVNVLKRYDWLYTWKHILEDANLALTLPLQRRKEKLKDLVELVNADFSEIELPTPLHDVRRPVA is encoded by the coding sequence ATGCAATCCAGTCGCCGAGTCAACAACCGAAAACGTGTGCTGGTTATCTCTCAGCGAGATAATCCCGGTAAGGATCTAGTTGCCAATTCAGTTCCCTTCGAGTTCGAAGACTGGATTATTGAAATGGACTCAGCTGACATTGTCACCCCTCAGCACTTGCTAGGACGTGCTTCTACTGAGGCTTCTAAAGTTGGTGCCGCCAGAGAAACTACGGGTTTGAAGAGATCTCTCAAGGAGTGGCTGAAAACTAAGCTGCAATCAAATAGGTTGACAAAGGGCGTCTTTAAACTGATGCGAAAGATAGCCTGGACAACATCGTTCAAGCGCTTTGTAGCCCCTAAAGTCAGTGCAACTCCGCTAGATCAGGAGTACGATCTGCTCTACGTTATTTTGACAGAGCCTTGGGAGATTCTCAGCCTGCAGGCTATTCCTAACTGGCGTGAGAAATGCCGCTATGCAGTAGCTCACTTTGTTGAGCTGTGGCAGAAGGAGATTGACGATCTGAAAATTCTGCATAGAGAATATGCTGAGTTTGACAAGATCTACTCAAATACGTTCTACACCACAGAGGAGATCACGGAAGCGACAGGACGCCCCTGCGAATACCTGCCTTTTACGATAGATGCAGTGAAGTTTTGCCCCTATCCCAACCCGCCAGAAAGGTTTATTAAAGTTAGCTATATTGGGCGGCGCTCCCAAGTCACCCATGCAGCTCTGATGGAGCTGGCTGAAAAGGAATCGTTTTTCTACTTATACGATACGGCTAAGGTGTTCCGCACTCCTAACCACCGTGAGCACCGGAGTTTACTGGCTAATCAGCTCAAGCGCACCACTTATTTTTTTGCTAACCGCAGTAAGATTAACGACTCGTCTACAGCGGGACGCCCCCCAGAATTTGGCTGGCGTTTTTTTGAAGGCTTGGCAGCAGGTACAGTTGTTTTAGGCACTCCACCAGATACAGAAATCTTTGAGCAGTACTTCGATTGGCCTGATGCCGTTATTCGCCTGCCTTTTGACATGGAGAACATTGCCGACGTGTTGGCTGAGCTGGACAGTCAGCCGGAGCGGGTAGCCCAAATTCGCCGCGATAATTTGGTCAATGTTTTGAAAAGATACGATTGGCTTTACACCTGGAAGCACATCCTGGAGGATGCCAACCTGGCTTTGACCCTGCCACTGCAGCGTCGGAAGGAAAAGCTCAAAGATCTTGTTGAGTTGGTCAATGCTGACTTCTCTGAAATTGAGTTACCCACTCCTTTGCACGACGTGAGAAGGCCAGTTGCGTGA
- a CDS encoding SH3 domain-containing protein — MSAPLNSNAFVKLKTAWLIAIPAVIMLPLGSVLAATTAPPATSNLGRTELLLAQESITETVLYFETASRAVRIYRRGSDLFMNLYNRRTDVVEVNSTPAELVPSTRDQTVYKNSLGEVDRMARVTIRGEAELEIVAADGEVILSEPGSSTVVGVPSGETDFQGNNFAPGTGAIVLASRYANLRQSPNGGSNVITTVPRREFVDVLDRVGSLRDGFIWYQVLYNGQTGWVRGDLLQPT, encoded by the coding sequence ATGTCAGCCCCCTTGAACTCCAACGCTTTCGTCAAACTAAAAACGGCGTGGCTAATAGCCATTCCCGCTGTGATCATGCTGCCCCTAGGTTCCGTCCTCGCTGCAACCACAGCTCCCCCTGCGACCTCAAACTTGGGCAGGACTGAGCTTCTGCTGGCCCAAGAATCTATCACTGAAACCGTGCTGTACTTCGAAACCGCTAGTAGGGCGGTGCGCATCTATCGGCGCGGCAGTGACCTATTTATGAACCTCTACAACCGTAGAACAGACGTGGTTGAGGTCAACAGCACCCCCGCAGAACTGGTACCCAGCACTCGCGATCAGACAGTGTATAAAAACAGTCTGGGAGAGGTAGATCGGATGGCTCGAGTCACCATTCGGGGCGAAGCTGAACTCGAGATTGTGGCTGCTGATGGAGAAGTCATCTTAAGCGAGCCCGGCAGCAGCACCGTTGTGGGGGTACCTTCGGGAGAAACAGACTTCCAGGGCAACAACTTTGCCCCAGGGACTGGAGCTATTGTCTTAGCCTCACGTTATGCCAATCTTCGCCAAAGTCCTAATGGAGGTAGCAATGTGATTACGACCGTACCTCGCCGGGAATTTGTTGACGTGCTAGATCGGGTGGGCAGCCTCCGCGACGGCTTTATCTGGTATCAGGTGCTTTACAACGGGCAAACTGGCTGGGTGCGTGGCGACCTGCTACAGCCTACCTAG
- a CDS encoding MBL fold metallo-hydrolase gives MTESEIAPLKENKSAVVFDKETRDLEVPGGFTARFWGVRGSVPTPGADTLKYGGNTSCVEVLVGGQRLIFDGGTGLRSLGKHLARQPSDVEARIFFTHTHWDRIQGFPFFLPAFKTGNSFHIYGAPAHNGASIKQSLTEQMLRPNFFTPLQQMQAQLVFHNINAGSVIPLAEVVIETIGLNHCTGALGYRVSWQGHSLVYATDTDHSQHRVDPNLMYLAAGADVLILDGTYADPDYYGHGAQGVVPWEVGVETAKSANVKELILFHHDPRHDDDCLDQLELKIQGHFPNAYLAREGMVLKVV, from the coding sequence ATGACTGAGTCTGAAATCGCACCCTTAAAAGAGAATAAATCTGCAGTGGTCTTTGACAAAGAGACCAGGGATTTAGAAGTTCCTGGCGGTTTTACAGCTCGCTTTTGGGGAGTGCGTGGCAGTGTTCCAACTCCCGGTGCAGATACCCTCAAATATGGCGGCAACACGTCCTGTGTCGAAGTTTTAGTGGGCGGGCAACGCCTTATCTTTGACGGCGGTACGGGCCTACGAAGCCTGGGTAAGCACCTTGCCCGACAGCCTTCGGACGTGGAGGCTCGAATTTTCTTCACCCATACTCACTGGGATCGAATTCAGGGATTCCCTTTTTTCCTACCTGCTTTTAAGACGGGCAACTCGTTCCATATCTACGGGGCCCCTGCCCACAACGGCGCTTCTATTAAACAGTCCTTGACTGAGCAAATGCTGCGGCCCAACTTCTTTACTCCGCTTCAGCAGATGCAGGCCCAGCTTGTTTTCCACAATATCAATGCAGGCAGCGTTATTCCTTTAGCCGAAGTGGTAATAGAGACGATTGGCCTGAATCACTGTACGGGTGCTTTGGGGTATCGGGTCTCCTGGCAAGGCCATTCGCTGGTATATGCAACTGATACTGACCATAGCCAGCATCGGGTTGACCCTAATTTGATGTATTTGGCGGCTGGGGCAGATGTTTTGATTTTAGATGGCACCTACGCTGACCCTGATTACTATGGTCACGGAGCTCAAGGTGTTGTGCCTTGGGAGGTTGGGGTTGAAACGGCCAAGAGTGCCAACGTCAAAGAACTGATCCTGTTTCACCACGATCCTCGCCACGACGATGACTGCTTGGATCAGTTAGAGCTTAAGATTCAAGGCCATTTTCCCAATGCCTATTTGGCCCGTGAAGGTATGGTTTTGAAGGTGGTTTAG